A window of Isachenkonia alkalipeptolytica genomic DNA:
TGGAAATTGCCCGACTATGTAACACTGAATCCAATGAACGAAGAAGAGTTGATTGAACATTCGCAAAATATTTAAATATTATACATAGATAAAAACTTTATGCGACAACTATGTTGACAAACACCGAAAACCGTAAACACCAAAACCGTCTTAAGATCCTTAGTGATAGGATTCTTCAGGCGGTTTTTTTGTATTTTAATAATTTTGACAAATCCCAAGCAACGTGCTAATATATTGTTATTAGATATATCGTTATTAGATATGTTGATAGTAGATACAGTTGATCGGAAACTGCATACCTTTAGCCGGAAAACAATCGATGGAAAAGAGGGATCACGATGCCGAAAAAGCAGTTAAAACATCTAACGGAGCCGATGTACTATATTTTGCTGATTCTCAATTCCCCGAATCATGGGTATGGGATTATGCAAACCGTAGAAGAAATGACGGAGGGACACGTAAAAATAGGCGCAGGTACCCTTTACACCCTTCTATCCCGCTTT
This region includes:
- a CDS encoding PadR family transcriptional regulator, which encodes MPKKQLKHLTEPMYYILLILNSPNHGYGIMQTVEEMTEGHVKIGAGTLYTLLSRFEKEGIIEALPEEDRKKNYVITKKGKELLEEEFQRLNRLVKDGRDILRGGA